ttaattttttcgaatttcgaaaattttctagcattccgcagttcgaaattcgaagacgattcgaacaataaacaaaattacttaaaatttcacatttaattttttttccatttttttttagcaaaggctaaccccttgggaaaactttcaatttttgatgcgaaaaaatttttcgagttgagtatacagtattgaaaattacggaaaaaaattcggtttagtgcaactcctatgttttttcttcaataaacaagctcaaaatcgcataattaatatccgaaaaatgcaaaaaaaatcaatgtgagtttgaaattactgtaacatatttagttttgcgaatttcaaaattctgaagacaccgttggattcgtgagaaaaatctctttccgtagtggtgctacatgaaacaatactgtaaagttttctgtgaaaaacatcgcaaaaaccaatattttttgggcgtaaaaattcaaggtcgtttccaaCCTCAagaacgttgtaactccttcattttttcgaatttcgaaaattttctagcattccgcagttcgaaattcgaagacgattcgaacaataaacaaaattacttaaaatttcacattttatttttttccattttttttagcaaaccccttgtgaaaattttcaatttttgatgcgaaaaaatttttcgagttgaatatacagtattgaaaattacggcaaaaaattcggttaagtgcaactcctatgtttttccttcaagaaacaagctccaaatcgcataatcaatatccgaaaaatgcaaaaaaagaacgtgaatttgaaattgctgtaggCAACAAATCTGGCCTAAGTATGATCCAGATAATGCAGTAAACTAAAGTATAGATAAAGATTGGACAATACCATCCATAATCTCTGACCTGCATGCAATACGGGACACCATGACCCCAATTATATAGGTATATGGTCGGCTAAACAGTCATATCTTACTGATAAGATTGATTTCTGATTTAACAGCTTTTACGAATTCTCCGCACATGCCAAAGCAATTTGCgttaagtcaaaagtagaaacaatgtAGTTTTCAACGGTGTTTTTCCCTTCTAatgttggcaatatttgtgaggtactatgccatgtaaaacttctctccaaagaggtgtcgcactgcggcacgccgttcgggcttgaCTATATGtgaagtgcagtccaattcatttgaattggactgcactcattgatatgtgaaaagtttgaccctgttccagAAATAAGGTCCTCATGTCATTTACGGGCAGCACTTTGAGTGCTAATAAAAAGAAACCTTATTGACCACGGAATAGGCCGATCTGTGTTTTAAGTTATGcaggaataatattcagatgtgTCTGAATGCCgatcttcgaactgcgacgtgctatctcctcagttctcacgtggaccacctccatcaggagacaaagaaccTACCCATGTGAAGACATTACTatttacatgctgtctaagcaataccttctatGCCGTCATCGCAGAAACCTTACAAATCATCATTATATGGATaagtatccaccgcccagaagtcttaaggtagatctacatgatttaGAGCGAGAAGTTCAGCGTTACATGAGATAACCTCTAAATCAAGCCGCATATTAAGCGGGTCTAGATCATatttatgcagacacggtagctgaTGCGTTGAATAGCTACCTGGTGACTGTGGTCCttagagaacgaccgcctcccatttcaCCTGAAAAAATATACTTCCCCCTgtaaaccagagtggttctggctcaattacaattcgacagatatagccgccaaaATTCCTACAGGGCAAGGGTTAATGTCAATgcgcaggatgtatgtcccgattgtgaccagggactacacgacacacgtcacctgtttaggTTAGACGACATTATCATTGATATTTGCCTCGTATGCAAAACAGGGCAACAATGACAACAATCACCTCAATCACCTCAATCCCttggcaaccggttgtacgtaccggattgacccaatggagtccttaatcggcaagagctgccgcctcagtgtaaaacacactgctataaACAAACTGCTGCAACAAATCCCGACACGGGATAATTATAAGCACCACTCAAGtgggaactttgagctccaatctgtgtggtgttcttcgttatagCGAGAAGCTTGGCTGAAAGCTACCGGCGGGTCAACAAGCCGTGGattgtggaatgctccatacggagtagttgcaactgcagtcgcggacaatcgcgGTATCGAGTGAAGAGGCCGGGTAGCACCGggtcttgcttaaatactgagtgcctatgatgctccatatgacaatatgggttatTGTTGCCTTCAAattaccaatggccatcatgttcccgcggcgatcggtcgtatgggccggaacgagcttgccagGATCGCCAGCTCCACATGcagatgtggctacaacaacaatagcctAGTCGGAATAATCTCAGACCGCATCAATTTGATTACTTACAGCGAacgtagctacaacaacaatgaattGTGTCGATTGTAAAGGGCCTCAAAATCCTCTGGGATCGTAGTAGCAAACAACAAGTTAAAAAGGgcttaatttcggccgggccgaacttaggatacccaccacctcgggtatatatgtaaaccacatttcgtcaaaattcggtgaaaaatacatacgttatgccccatagcagctatatcgaaatatgttccgatttggaccaaatactaataagtacaagtcattgatcaattatgtattggtcttttagtagctatatctaaaaataaaccgatctgaaccaaatacaacacggatgtcgaaaagcttaacataagtcattgtgtcaaatttcagtgaaatcggattataaatgcgcctttaatggggccaaggctttaaatcgtgatatcgatctatatggcagctatatccaaatctggaccgattttgggccAAGTAGCaggaaaatttcgaagagcctaaaacaactcactgccccaaattttgacgaaatcggacaaaaaatgcgccaaaaccttaaatcgagagatcggtctatatggcagctatattcaaatctgaaccgatctgtgccatattacagaagtatgtcgaggggcctaacacaactcactgttccaaattttgggcgacttcggacaataaatgcgcttttatgggcccaaaaccttaaatcgaaagatcggtctatgtggcagctatacccaaatctggaccgatctgagccaaaatgaagaagaatgtcgagggcctaacacaactcactgtcccaaatatctgcgacatcggacaataaatgcgctttttattggcCCACAAACTTAAAacacgagatcggtctatacagcaactatatgcaaatctgggccaaatatgtCGAGaggattaacttaactcactgtcccaaatttcggcgacatcggacaataaatgcgccttttataggcacaAAACCgtcaattgagagatcggtatatggcagctatattcaaatctggaccgatctgggccaaattgaagaaggatgtcgaagggcctaacacaactcactgtcccaaatttcggcgacatcgcacaataaatgcgctttttatgggtccagaaccttaaatcgagagatttttctatatggcagctatatccaaatctggaccgatctgtgccatattgcaaacgtATTTCGAGAaactcaacttaactcactgttccgaatttcggcgacatcgaacaatgaataagcattttatgggtccaaaaccttaaaatcgagagattggtttatatagcagctatatgcaaatctggactgatctggatcaaattgaagaaggatgtcgagtggcttaacacaactcactgtcccaattttcagcaaaatcggataataaatgtagctttttatgggcctgagaccctaaatcggcggatctgtctatgggcactatatcaagatatagtccgatatagcccatcttcgaacttaatttgCTTATGGAATCtctgctaagtttcagctccatatctctattttgaaaaactgtagcgtgagactgttaacagacagacggacggacatggctagatcgtcttagatttttaagctgatcaagaatatatatagtttataggatcgaaatgtaaatttcgatgcgttgcaaacggaatgacaaaatgaatatacctccatccttcggtggtgggtataaaaggcgAAGCAATTTAGATAGTTGAAACTATGGTATAAATCGGACAGCTAAGTTGCCCTGGTCTTTGGCCGTCAGGATTACAAACGAGGACGTCTTCACTTTCCAACTTCGAACGTTTTATTTACTTTCTATTTcactactactactattatTTTGCAGTTCAATACTCCTTGGCATATCATATGAGCATTTCAGTGTTGTTTAGACTTTTTTACATTAGTCTTTATCTGCTTTTAGTTcctcctgtttttttttatatctgctTTAATGTTTTTAAATGATTTGTCTTTTAGGCACCCGTCGCCGTGGAGGCGCCAATGCTGACGGCGAAGGTTCCGGAGAGCCTACTCGTCGCCGTCGTGGTGGTGCTGGTGGAGCCGCTGCCTCAAATACCTCAGCTGCTGCGGCAGCCGCTCCCAGCGTTACCAATGTAGCTCCCACAACCATAAGTCATTCCAATTCAGCATCACCCATTACAAATACCGATGACTCTTCTCAGCCAGGTTTAACATTGCCTTCCAGCGTTAACACAAATGCACCAGTAACAGCGCCCATTGTACCACCACCACCCATAGATAACTCATCCTCGAATGCAACTGATGCCTCGATTGGTTTACCCACGGATAGTAATTCTTCAAGCGCACCAGCACCGCCGGCAGCCACTGCTGCTGCCCAGCAAGTTGTTGCGGCCGCTGCAGCCACAGCAGTTGCGCCCAGCCCCACTAAGCCAGCGGCCAAGTCGAAAGTTCGCTCCAACTATCGTGATGTGGCCCAGCCATCACCCTATTGCGATTTTTGCCTGGGCGATCAGCGGGAGAATAAAAAGACTAATTTACCCGAAGAATTGGTTTCTTGTTCCGATTGTGGCCGTTCCGGCCATCCATCCTGTCTGCAGTTCACGCCCAATATGATAATCTCGGTGAAACGTTATCGTTGGCAATGCATTGAATGCAAATACTGTTCCATATGTGGCACTTCCGATAATGATGATCAATTGTTGTTTTGCGATGACTGTGATCGTGGCTATCACATGTATTGTCTATCGCCGCCGTTGGTGACACCTCCCGAGGGCTCTTGGAGTTGTAAACTGTGTCTGGAGGAATTCCACAAGACCGATGATAACACTACTAATTAAAGctcttactctctctctctctctatgcaAAGGGAATGCCACAATTTaacaaaatgaaatgatattcattttttactcgactctttttttttttacatgtgcgtgtgttttttaacataaatttaAGTTGgtctttagttttatttttcgtgtttttttttttagtttagaaTTCTATGGCAGCTTTttaaaagtatataaatttaagATGCAAAATGAatcatttttttctataattttcttACTCGAAACTCCTAATTCCCTAATTAGTACTTCCTTTGGCTAAGATTATGAGTATTCtctaaatattttttgtgttgTCCACATTTATGTGTTAATTTATTTCTCGTTTTTTACCGTGATCAAATCTCATTTTAcctatacatatacatacatatatctttAATAGAACTTGTAAAATTTGtattccattttatttatcattctatttggtttttatacaaaattcaaatccatatatacatatataaatactaCAAACAATTAAAGCAATAGTGCTATAAGAAACAGAAGCTGAAAAGAATTACGtactatatacatacatataatttCCACTTCCAATCATAATAAACCGCTAAAATATCTTTCAACAAATATGTGTTTGGTTTAATTTCCAATTTTATGTGGCTCTCTACTTGAATGAATAActaggttttttttattatagtttttagtttatttttaaaattttcgatacaaCATCTAACATGGAAAATTTACATTCGTATATATCGCAGTCTCCAAGAGATGCTCCCTGCTTTTCGGCTTCCTTAAAATTTTGACTCATTTCGGTATCCATATCACGGGACGTAGATGGgcttgaaaatttaaagaaaaaacaaaatgaaaagaaaattttattttcaacttaGGAATTAatcaattttccataaaatctcCTTTACTGGAAGTTTTTTAAGTCTATAAGATGATTGATTTCAGTGATTGTGGGCTATCGTGGTACATTGGTTAGCAGGTCCACCTTTAATAATGAACGAATGGGTTTGAATTCTGACTATCTGCGATGGCTCTCCCCTCGGTTGTATTGGCAACATATGCCAGGCCTTCAATCAAGTGAAAATTCTCTGCAAAGAGATGTCGTTTAGCAGTTCGAACTCTGCTATTAAATCGAAGATTCCTATCGTTGAAATGGGACAAAGATCTctcgcactcattgatatgtgagaaccttcccacttgtttttgttttttgttgtagcagtttgttgtgttttagTATTTTGGGAGACTTgttggtcggaatcatttctccatcgaccatcacagtcagctcagtattcacctcatccgtatttgtagtgaacaatttggctgaaatctggtggcagatatcttcagatctcttgcagcgatATATGAGGAAAGTTACTTGAggaagacgttcaacctatcgcagatatcaacaatgggtggggggcctgatgccatgatcgtacaatcgtccgcatatgatacgatctctatgccatctggggtggaatggaggataggtataggttaaacagtgccggagatatcaccccaccttggggaactccctgtttcacaaATGACTAGcgatcacacagataattcgcgacccggCGTtttaggcctggctggagggatgtgTTGGCGTTGgcctcaaatattgggttgctcaaaaagtaattgcggatttttcatatagtcggcgttgacaaattttttcacagcttgtgactctgtaattgcattctttttttctgtcagttatcagctgttacttttagcttgctttagaaaaaaagtgtaaaaaaagtatatttgattaaagttcattctaagtcttattaaaaatgtatttactttcttttaaaaaatccgcaattactttttgggcaacccaatagtttggcatggctgaccgtgtcgaatagCTTCTATAggttcagtgccacgaggacctcCCCTCTTCTCTTCCCCAAGTAAATTGTGCGTACAATAATATCTGGTACAGAACCTTGTTTTACGTTCTTCAGTATCTCCAGTATGAGAGATGGACTTGACTATAAGCTTACAGAGTAGAAAACAAAGGAAAAGACAAGTTTGTCTCTGAATGATCCATAACAACAAGTTGCGAACACCAAAAAACACCTACATAGTCAGCAATCTATCACAAACGTCCTCGTTGTTGTAGCAAAGATAGCCGTAAGTGTTCTGATTTGGCTATAGGCCCTGGTCTAGCTCCACAAATCTGGCCCCTTCAATAGCGGTCCATTGTGATTCTGCAGTTAGATTAGTCCGGGTTGTTTTCATTACCAAGGCGGGAAAACCGAGCCAATCTCGGCCCATGGACTTTATGCCAATCAGTCTTTCGTCTTGAAGACGCTTGCAATATTATTGAAAGTCCATTCGTCGTTGTCTGGTTGATATGAGAGTCCACCCCTCTTCTGGTGAACTGGATTGATGTTATGCTGGAGGGCAGAATTATCAATGTATCACTGGCTTAGAGCTCAGTGAGGAAGATTGTGATAAGCGGAACGCCGAAGGGGGGTTTATCTCCCCTCTTGTGGCTTAGGTTATCAATGGGATTTATAGGACCTTGGCGGAGAAAAGAGTGAAAGTGGTTGCTTATGCTGATGACATCATCATTTTGATTGGCGGCTGCTGCAGAGGTGcacagaatgaaaatttcctttacactAGCGTTGATGATCAACAGTCTTATTTTCCTGGCACGGGTTAGCTATGagaaccacacaggctggaactttgcggttcgatctgtgtggtgttcattgctgtcacgagaagcttagctgcgagctaccgggcgtgtttacaggttgcggatagtggaatgctttgtATGGAGTAGTTGCatctgcagtcgcggacaatctgcTGTAACGAGCGGCGAagattgccacctccacatttAAATgtgtcaacaacaacaacagtcttattttcattttgtgcacCACTTCTCTACTGTTACGGATATGCTTCAGGGCGTGCTAGGAATCTAGTGGTGAGACTCAGTGAGTGGCTGGAGGGCACCGACtcatgcttaaatactgagtgcctatcatAGAATATATCcaatgacaagacgagttatttgCGCCTTTAAATGACCAATGACCATAACGTTTCAGTGGCGCTCAGTTCTATGGACCACTTACAAATATctggctacaataacaacgaTATTGTAGCCACAATATGGATCTGGTCCAACGATATACAATATTAACGAGTTGAACTGAGCAGGAAGGACCTATAGAACCACCATaacctacacagaaaaaaaatcgcaaacaatttttcaattaaaaattgattgataataaaatcgttttctattaagatattaattgattcaatcattttttaattgaatatgatttttttcaattacagttgTGATTGCAATTTTgtgccattttcaattaaaaaatttattgattcaattaattttttactttgaaTATGAAAATGTCTTCAATCACaatcgtgattgaaaatttttttatttttcaattaaaaatttaattgattcgATCATTGTGTTAatcgaatcttaaaaaattttcatctatgatgcttaagtaaattcaattaaaggcCTTTTTGACCCTACTATATAAAGAGAAGGAAATTTCAAAGACCCATACGCCGCACATTTGGACAAACCGATAGCAAtatcatggcagccggttctatGTGCCGGATTAGTACTTCATTGGtcaagagctgccgcctcagtgcacaccccactgctacgacaacaacatcTATAGGGCACTCCATCCAGACAACCAAAATTTTTGGGATATTCTCCGCAGGGGAGTTTTTTATATGGGTGGCTACCCAAACAACGCACCTCAAGTTCATGTTCCACATACCCTACACTTGCTATCCAACTTTTTTCGTGTGgtaaatttcattttctttcgcaatctactcgttaatacctttcgtttgatacccataatgccTATGTTGGAGTTCAACCCTCCGGAATAAGAGTGGACTTTATAGTCGTGGTATTACAGTCACAATAAGAGGCtgcaaaatgaaaagaaatgagGGTCTAagccgatttatatgaaattcaccagcaatgtcgagagtcataagaaaatcattcctgccaaatttcgagagaatcggttaacaaattagcactttattgcaatatttctcaaaatcggacaaacatatatataggagatatatctaattctgaaccgatatggggaggtcaccgtagcgcagaggcctatgacactgaacgcctgggttcgaatcctggcgagaccatcagaaaaaaaagaaaaaaaatttcaccggtggtttttctctcctaatgctggtgacatttgtgaggtactatgccatgtaaaacttctctccaaagaggtgtcgtactacggctcgccgttcggactcggctataaaaaggaggccccttatcattgagcttaaacatgaatcggactgcactcattgatcgcccctgttccttaatggaatgttcatgggcaaatttgcatttgtatttgaaccgatttgaagcaaacttctcagatattgtggtagtcgtcgaggaaagcgttgtgcaaaagattggtcaataaatgcgcttgcagtgactctaggagtgaaaattgggcgatatatatatatatatatatatatatatataagagctatatctaaatctaaaccgatttatatgaaatttaccagtaatgtcgagagtcaatttggaagagatccaaatctgaacctatttttccaatttaaaaaggcttcgtctctaggctgaaaaacacgtctgtatcaaattttaagatgaacggatgaaaactgcgccctgtactttttacacaaattaacatggacagtcggacagacagacggagaatgccaaatcgaatcagaaagtgattctgagtcgatcggcatacttatcaataggtctatcttTCTTACCTGAATAGTATGTGCATTAACTCTCCAAAGACATCATAATGTCTAACAAATGTCATGGCATTAGCTTCACAGATTGCCTTCATTACACACTCTTGGCCCTTGTAGCCATaactaaaaaaataagaaaaaaaactagATATATTAAACATTTAACAagtgaggaaagcaaaagtcGGACTAACCCGACTATATAATGCCCTTCACCACCGAGAGCATGTACAATTTTGTAAATTAGCTAAATCTAAAACtggtctgattttgatgaaattttaaacacaaaTAAGGACGTCAAATCAAACACCTGATGCAACATtctgtaaagatcagaccaaaactATGGCTGTAACAGTCATATTAGGATACATCGGTGAAAGATGTTTACAAGAGTTACACCTTAAACTAAACTgatgaaatatatatgggagctatattcaaatttggaccaattttaATCATCATCATGCCAAAAAATGGCATTTGTAAAATTTGATggtaatcggacaacaaatgcagacagacggacaaacggccATAGCTACATCATGaagtaattctaagccgatttttaTACATTGGGCCTagctcgtctccttcttagcactgcaaataaatgcacaaagttataacaaCCCCTTccccacagttgtggtgtagggtacaattaAATGAACCAACGCCTTACCTGCTCAAACGTTCACTTAATATATCGTAAATATCCCAACGTAGCGTGGAACGCCTCTCCCGATGATGATTTCCCCCAAAGGCTCGGTTATTAACATTAGGTAATTCGTTTTTATATTCTGGCAAATAAGGATTCTCACGAAAATGAGTCTCATTATATGGTAGCCAATACATGGCTTTAAGGACATAACCACTGGTCAGTGATTCATATTCCAAGTCCACAGGTATACCAATGCCTCCAATAAACTTGCAAGACAAAGAAAAA
The genomic region above belongs to Stomoxys calcitrans chromosome 5, idStoCalc2.1, whole genome shotgun sequence and contains:
- the LOC106089107 gene encoding zinc finger protein ubi-d4, with the protein product MSAPEIEVANVNNFEKIQNFLNDSAYKEILENSENYNTRLCIERRLRMPFLDPQTGVAQTHCALFVKQKQRMPGFREGQLYTYPSSRWRKPKRQYLHNHHHSYRPFQYRESHHHNHHHYATTAGSGSSSRDHHQNENAALTADGNSMSASGDNDSKDSHANAEKEWFHEDMEMTYHHHEDFEDDFESDNDFDESYSARGKRKRGTATGSTRWRKSNTSVDGTPKRGRKGGGTRRRGGANADGEGSGEPTRRRRGGAGGAAASNTSAAAAAAPSVTNVAPTTISHSNSASPITNTDDSSQPGLTLPSSVNTNAPVTAPIVPPPPIDNSSSNATDASIGLPTDSNSSSAPAPPAATAAAQQVVAAAAATAVAPSPTKPAAKSKVRSNYRDVAQPSPYCDFCLGDQRENKKTNLPEELVSCSDCGRSGHPSCLQFTPNMIISVKRYRWQCIECKYCSICGTSDNDDQLLFCDDCDRGYHMYCLSPPLVTPPEGSWSCKLCLEEFHKTDDNTTN
- the LOC106090788 gene encoding uncharacterized protein LOC106090788; translated protein: MLKTITCKHIVLFYLLAMHLVRATGSARNKRFLIFPEGAPTRHQFIGGIGIPVDLEYESLTSGYVLKAMYWLPYNETHFRENPYLPEYKNELPNVNNRAFGGNHHRERRSTLRWDIYDILSERLSSYGYKGQECVMKAICEANAMTFVRHYDVFGELMHILFSPSTSRDMDTEMSQNFKEAEKQGASLGDCDIYECKFSMLDVVSKIL